The proteins below are encoded in one region of Apostichopus japonicus isolate 1M-3 chromosome 22, ASM3797524v1, whole genome shotgun sequence:
- the LOC139963659 gene encoding cryptochrome-1-like, whose amino-acid sequence MKHHSVHWFRKGLRLHDNPSLIAALKSSRKIWPIFILDPHFVKSGTVGINRWRFLLESLMDLDRSFQELGSRLFVIRGSPAEVFPKIFKDWEISQLTFETDTEPYARQRDSEVIKLAEEHEVKVVQTVSHTLFDSEKIIKANGGKPPLTYQRMQTVLSKMGPPSEPMAAPTKEDFTECKTPEESDHSSKYGVPTLEDLGLSTKGISPVIFPGGETEALNRMERYLARDKWVCNFEKPKTSPNSLKASTTVLSPYLKFGCLSVRSFYYGIQAVYSGKTHSKPPVSLHGQLLWREFFYTAAAGTPNFHQMKGNPVSLQIPWDENRAFLDAWTWGKTGYPFIDAIMTQLRKEGWIHHLARHAVACFLTRGDLWISWEEGERVFEELLLDADYSLNAGNWMWLSASAFFHQYFRVYSPIVFGKKTDPNGDYIKKYLPILKKFPPKYIYEPWLAPRSMQEQAGCIIGEDYPKPIVDHATISKKNISRMKEARANQLGTEGKKSASTAKDGKRKFDDASDEKPPPSTKSKRDSKKQKKLTQFMKK is encoded by the exons ATGAAGCATCACTCTGTGCACTGGTTTAGGAAAGGCTTACGACTGCACGACAATCCATCTCTTATCGCTGCATTAAAATCCAGCCGCAAAATATGGCCGATCTTTATTCTCGACCCACACTTTGTCAAATCTGGGACCGTTGGTATCAACAGATGGCGGTTCTTACTAGAATCACTCATGGATTTGGACAGAAGCTTTCAAGAGCTAGGTTCGAG GCTGTTCGTCATACGAGGCAGCCCTGCAGAGGTTTTCCCGAAAATTTTCAAGGATTGGGAAATCAGCCAGCTTACATTTGAGACTGACACAGAGCCATATGCAAGGCAGAGGGACTCTGAAGTTATCAAATTGGCTGAAGAACATGAAGTGAAAGTCGTCCAAACAGTTTCACATACTCTTTTCGATTCCGAGAA gatCATCAAAGCTAATGGTGGGAAACCACCTCTGACTTACCAGAGAATGCAGACCGTTTTATCAAAGATGGGGCCTCCTTCAGAACCCATGGCTGCACCAACTAAAGAAGACTTCACTG AGTGCAAGACCCCAGAAGAATCTGACCACTCATCCAAGTATGGTGTACCGACGCTTGAAGATCTTGGCTTATCTACCAAAGGTATATCACCAGTCATCTTCCCGGGAGGAGAGACAGAGGCACTGAACCGTATGGAGAGATATCTTGCGAGAGAT AAATGGGTCTGTAATTTTGAGAAGCCCAAGACGTCTCCAAACTCCTTGAAAGCCTCTACTACTGTCCTCAGTCCATACTTGAAGTTTGGTTGTCTGTCAGTCCGTTCATTTTACTACGGTATTCAAGCCGTCTACAGTGGGAAG ACCCACTCGAAGCCACCGGTTTCCCTTCATGGGCAACTACTCTGGAGGGAATTCTTCTACACCGCTGCAGCAGGTACTCCAAACTTCCACCAGATGAAAGGTAATCCTGTCAGCTTGCAGATACCATGGGATGAAAACAGGGCATTCCTAGATGCTTGGACTTGG GGCAAAACTGGCTACCCATTCATCGATGCTATTATGACGCAACTCAGGAAGGAGGGATGGATACACCATCTCGCGAGACACGCTGTGGCGTGCTTTCTGACTCGAGGTGATTTATGGATTAGCTGGGAGGAAGGTGAAAGG GTCTTTGAGGAATTACTATTAGATGCAGACTACAGTCTTAATGCTGGTAACTGGATGTGGCTTTCAGCTAGCGCCTTCTTCCATCAATATTTCAGAGTGTACAGTCCAATCGTGTTTGGAAAGAAGACCGACCCAAATGGAGATTACATCAA GAAATATCTGCCAATCCTGAAAAAGTTTCCTCCCAAGTACATTTACGAGCCCTGGCTAGCTCCTCGATCGATGCAGGAGCAAGCTGGATGCATCATAGGCGAGGATTACCCTAAACCAATCGTGGACCATGCCACGATTTCAAAGAAGAACATAAGCAGAATGAAAGAGGCTAGAGCTAACCAACTGGGAACTGAAGGAAAGAAAAGTGCTTCCACTGCCAAAG ACGGAAAGCGAAAGTTTGATGACGCCTCTGATGAGAAGCCCCCTCCGTCCACAAAATCCAAACGTGACAGCAAGAAGCAGAAAAAATTGACTCAGTTCATGAAGAAATGA